In Populus nigra chromosome 1, ddPopNigr1.1, whole genome shotgun sequence, one genomic interval encodes:
- the LOC133689912 gene encoding protein SENSITIVE TO UV 2-like, with amino-acid sequence MKEGEGEGFEEWDADFLDQLIQVEELALSSQLPSSSESPLPPTTTTKLAYLPPPQELQHDYQNNSISYSPPRELSQRPIEFSINNNSSSITFDRFSNGFSHSAPSTSASKHNAKDLEIDRLKRELGRASKHLTDLEQECFELKKERRKRDEQIKSLYADTEEKDVHIHGRKKTNFGRERGDHSKHAHGISQHSESAKPLEGQIDIASTSKAIGVQTERSIDFTKVELKNDSPSHPELSKTLLGIWGSTSEQQLGRNLISKLFMMCPTDFQVLFGCMSMNMSSKVQMDYLQDENSSHAALQYHMCSFPASEAAKVSHLYSVLMKINNGVLQLEALFRSLLDFCDVTHVAILSSSLHILLAFLKQLLSLGAKLGWDNIKIEGLCSGDSIEGQDLFSMISYEASNVGCSSLGIKSFYPKHLCKKRCWNAEISLLLSSVNWVLLLEMMLQIAVRNTEECVRLEAVSIMNVILMSSNAQTEMEKLGQSPIFESIAQLLKREAGLRVQKEALHLLFLLLNCSKLLSIFCSGCKEEEIADSTNNKKNTSTPKGFSSILVGLAECIACSGNSLQDIELCKRAIIMLAFLASSGKSGFEIMVTHKLRGETNFLMLILQVLVSEMNVEASAEPARSIKARTSLIREALILLNRLVSNSGYSAIVLRILTARRDMATLTIDIASRLSQEDQSLRLSDVNGHVKESEIVELGQAFKKRVFAYLGDKIS; translated from the exons atgaaagaaggggaaggggaagggttTGAAGAATGGGACGCTGATTTCTTAGATCAGTTAATCCAAGTCGAGGAACTCGCTCTCTCTTCTCAACTCCCTTCCTCCTCCGAATCTCCCCTAcctcccaccaccaccaccaaactCGCCTACCTCCCACCACCGCAAGAACTGCAACATGACTATCAAAATAATTCCATTAGTTACTCTCCTCCGCGTGAACTCTCTCAAAGACCAATTGAGTTCAgcatcaacaacaacagcagcagcataACATTTGATCGTTTTTCTAACGGATTCTCGCATTCGGCTCCTTCTACTTCTGCCTCCAAACATAATGCCAAAGACCTAGAAATTGATCGCctaaag AGAGAATTGGGACGCGCATCAAAGCACCTTACTGATTTG GAACAAGAATGCTTTGAACTTAAGaaggagagaaggaaaagagacgagcaaattaaatctttatatgCCGATACTGAAGAAAAAGATGTGCATATTCACGGCCGAAAAAAGACAAACTT TGGCAGGGAGCGTGGGGATCACAGCAAGCATGCTCATGGAATTTCCCAGCACTCTGAAAGTGCAAAACCTTTGGAGGGTCAGATTGATATAG CTTCTACATCCAAGGCCATAGGAGTTCAGACAGAGAGAAGCATTGATTTTACCAAAGTAGAATTGAAGAATGATTCACCTTCTCACCCTGAACTTTCCAAAACGTTGCTTGGAATCTGGGGCTCCACAAGTGAACAACAATTGGGAAGAAATCTGATCTCCAAGTTGTTCATGATGTGCCCAACAGATTTTCAGGTTCTTTTTGGGTGCATGAGCATGAATATGTCTTCCAAAGTACAAATGGACTATTTGCAAGACGAAAACTCCTCTCATGCAGCTTTGCAGTATCATATGTGCTCTTTTCCAGCATCTGAAGCAGCAAAAGTTTCTCATCTGTATTCTGTATTGATGAAG ATCAATAATGGAGTGCTACAGTTGGAAGCTCTGTTTAGATCTTTACTTGATTTTTGTGATGTCACACAT GTTGCCATTCTTTCTAGTTCTTTGCATATACTGCTAGCCTTTTTAAAGCAACTATTGAGTTTGGGAGCAAAATTGGGATG GGACAATATCAAGATTGAGGGACTTTGCTCCGGGGACAGCATTGAAGGCCAGGATCTGTTTAGTATGATCAGCTACGAGGCATCAAATGTGGGCTGTAGTTCGCTCGGGATTAAATCTTTTTATCCAAAACACCTGTGCAAGAAAAGGTGCTGGAATGCTGAGATTTCCTTGCTGCTTTCTTCTGTAAACTGGGTTTTGTTGTTAGAAATGATGCTTCAGATTGCTGTGAGAAATACAGAAGAATGTGTGAGACTGGAGGCAGTCTCTATCATGAATGTGATTCTGATGAGTAGTAATGCTCAAACAGAGATGGAAAA GCTTGGTCAATCACCAATTTTTGAAAGCATAGCACAATTGCTAAAAAGGGAAGCTGGCCTACGTGTGCAAAAGGAAGCTCTCCATCTTCTATTCTTGTTGCTAAATT GTTCCAAACTGTTGAGCATTTTTTGCTCTGGTTGTAAAGAGGAAGAGATTGCTGATTCcacaaataacaagaaaaatacttCGACACCCAAAGGATTCAGTAGCATCCTTGTGGGCTTGGCAGAATGTATTGCTTGCTCTGGAAATAGCTTACAG GATATTGAACTCTGCAAGCGGGCTATCATTATGCTggcatttttagcatcgtctggAAAATCTGGCTTTGAAATTATGGTGACTCACAAGTTACGTGGAGAGACAAACTTTCTTATGTTGATTTTGCAAGTGTTAGTGTCTGAAATGAACGTAGAAGCTTCAGCTGAGCCAGCAAGAAGCATTAAAGCAAG GACATCGCTGATTCGGGAGGCACTGATATTACTTAATAGACTCGTGTCCAATTCTGGCTACTCGGCGATAGTCTTGCGAATATTAACAGCTAGAAGAGATATGGCTACTTTAACCATTGATATTGCAAGCAGGTTGTCCCAAGAAGACCAGAGTCTGAGGCTTTCTGATGtcaatggacatgtgaaagaaTCAGAAATTGTTGAGTTAGGTCAAGCATTTAAGAAAAGGGTTTTTGCTTATTTAGgagataaaatatcataa